A stretch of the Bacillus licheniformis DSM 13 = ATCC 14580 genome encodes the following:
- the citZ gene encoding citrate synthase, which produces MTATRGLEGVVATTSSVSSIIDDTLTYVGYNIDDLTEKASFEEVVYLLWHLKLPNKEELAELKKQLSENAGIPKEVIDHFKSYPNGKVHPMAALRTAVSLLGLFDEEADQMDAEANYRKAVRLQAKMPALVAAFSRIRKGLEPIEPNPELGFAANFLYMLNGKEPSPVEVEAFDKALILHADHELNASTFTARVCVATLSDVYSGITAAIGALKGPLHGGANEAVMKMLSEIGEVENVDSYIHAKLEKKEKIMGFGHRVYRQGDPRAKHLKEMSRRLTNLTGESKWYEISERTEEIVTSQKKLPPNVDFYSASVYHSLGIDHDLFTPIFAISRVSGWLAHILEQYENNRLIRPRADYTGPDMQRFIPIEERS; this is translated from the coding sequence ATGACAGCAACACGCGGCCTTGAAGGGGTAGTCGCCACTACATCATCAGTAAGTTCAATTATTGATGATACTCTTACATATGTAGGGTATAACATCGATGATTTGACAGAAAAAGCTAGCTTTGAAGAAGTTGTTTATCTGCTTTGGCATTTAAAGCTGCCGAACAAAGAGGAGCTTGCCGAGCTTAAAAAACAGCTTTCTGAAAATGCCGGTATCCCCAAAGAAGTCATTGACCATTTCAAATCCTACCCGAATGGAAAAGTCCACCCGATGGCAGCTCTTCGGACAGCCGTTTCTTTACTCGGGCTGTTTGACGAAGAAGCAGATCAAATGGATGCGGAAGCAAACTACAGAAAAGCGGTGCGTCTCCAAGCGAAGATGCCTGCGCTTGTCGCTGCTTTTTCAAGAATCCGCAAAGGGCTTGAGCCGATTGAGCCGAATCCGGAACTCGGCTTTGCAGCCAACTTTCTCTACATGCTGAATGGAAAAGAACCTTCACCTGTCGAAGTGGAAGCGTTTGACAAAGCTTTGATCCTTCATGCGGATCATGAGCTGAACGCATCTACGTTCACAGCCAGAGTATGCGTCGCGACGCTTTCAGACGTTTACTCAGGGATAACGGCCGCAATCGGAGCCTTGAAAGGTCCGCTTCACGGCGGAGCAAACGAAGCAGTTATGAAAATGCTTTCAGAGATTGGCGAGGTTGAAAACGTAGATTCATATATTCACGCCAAGCTTGAAAAGAAAGAAAAGATCATGGGGTTCGGCCACCGCGTATACCGCCAGGGCGATCCCCGCGCAAAACATTTGAAGGAAATGAGCAGGCGTTTGACGAATTTAACGGGTGAAAGCAAATGGTATGAGATTTCAGAGCGGACTGAGGAAATCGTCACGTCTCAGAAAAAGCTGCCGCCAAACGTAGACTTTTATTCTGCGTCGGTTTATCATAGCTTAGGAATCGACCATGATCTGTTTACGCCGATTTTTGCGATCAGCAGGGTATCAGGCTGGCTCGCTCACATTCTTGAACAGTATGAAAATAACCGCCTGATTCGTCCGCGGGCTGACTACACCGGCCCTGACATGCAGAGGTTCATTCCGATTGAAGAAAGAAGCTGA
- a CDS encoding DUF441 domain-containing protein, whose amino-acid sequence MFTQANLFLILLLAIALIAKNQSLIIAVSVLLLIKLIGLDQKLFPAIQSKGINWGVTVITIAVLVPIATGEIGFKQLGEAMKSYYAWIALGAGILVALIAKNGITLLAEDPHITTALVFGTILAVALFKGVAVGPLIGAGIAYLVMQAVQHFTS is encoded by the coding sequence ATGTTTACTCAAGCTAATTTATTTTTGATCCTGCTTTTGGCCATCGCTTTAATCGCGAAAAATCAGTCGTTGATCATCGCTGTATCCGTCCTGCTTTTGATCAAGCTGATCGGCCTCGATCAAAAGCTGTTTCCAGCCATCCAATCCAAAGGGATCAACTGGGGCGTTACCGTTATTACAATTGCGGTTCTTGTGCCGATCGCAACAGGAGAGATCGGCTTTAAACAGCTTGGCGAAGCGATGAAGTCATATTACGCATGGATTGCACTCGGAGCGGGCATTCTCGTAGCATTGATCGCCAAAAACGGGATCACATTGCTTGCAGAAGACCCGCATATCACGACCGCTCTTGTATTTGGAACGATTTTAGCGGTCGCTTTATTCAAAGGCGTTGCCGTCGGCCCGCTGATCGGTGCCGGGATTGCCTATCTTGTCATGCAGGCCGTCCAGCATTTCACATCTTAG
- the ytvI gene encoding sporulation integral membrane protein YtvI — protein sequence MNQSYLTAALRAVYVLFLTAVCGAVGYYSFPLTYPFVIALILAIMINPFVEWLDKLTGFPRGVNVGIVLFGFLTAGAGFLTLVVAEIVSGTAYLAKILPLQFNKAALYIESFFTNQIMPLYNELAAFFDGLEAAQQESIITQVQNLGSELASGTALLLSKILETVPLFFAFLPNMAAVLIFSLLATFFISKDLHKIQNKARSVLPDRLISGAAAVYAELKRALAGFVKAQLTLVAMTMVLVLIGLSVLKVNHAVAIAFLIGLVDLLPYLGTGSVFVPWIVYLAAAKQLPLAIGLGILYIVVLVFRQLAEPKILSRSIGLHPLGTLIALFAGFKLFGFLGLIMGPALLVLIQALFTTGIFRDIWLFIKGNEK from the coding sequence TTGAACCAATCCTATCTCACAGCTGCGCTTCGGGCAGTGTATGTGCTGTTTTTGACCGCTGTTTGCGGAGCGGTCGGCTACTACTCTTTTCCGTTAACCTATCCTTTTGTGATTGCGCTTATTCTCGCCATCATGATCAATCCTTTTGTGGAATGGCTCGATAAGCTGACCGGGTTCCCGAGAGGCGTCAATGTCGGAATCGTTCTGTTCGGCTTTTTGACCGCCGGAGCCGGCTTTTTGACACTGGTCGTTGCCGAGATCGTCTCTGGAACGGCCTATTTGGCTAAAATACTTCCCCTCCAGTTTAATAAAGCCGCTCTTTATATCGAATCGTTTTTTACGAATCAAATCATGCCGCTGTATAATGAGCTGGCCGCTTTTTTTGACGGCCTTGAAGCCGCCCAGCAGGAATCGATCATTACACAGGTCCAAAATTTGGGCAGTGAACTTGCTTCAGGCACGGCTTTATTGCTTTCAAAAATTCTTGAGACGGTGCCCCTTTTTTTCGCCTTTCTGCCGAATATGGCGGCCGTGCTGATCTTTTCGCTCCTGGCCACTTTTTTTATCAGCAAAGATCTGCATAAAATACAAAACAAGGCACGGTCTGTTCTTCCTGATCGTCTGATCTCGGGTGCAGCGGCTGTCTATGCAGAATTGAAAAGAGCACTGGCAGGCTTTGTGAAGGCCCAGCTTACCCTTGTGGCGATGACGATGGTGCTCGTGTTGATCGGGCTTTCCGTGTTGAAGGTCAATCATGCTGTGGCGATCGCTTTTCTGATCGGGCTGGTCGACCTGCTGCCGTATTTGGGAACAGGGTCTGTATTTGTGCCGTGGATTGTCTATTTAGCAGCGGCCAAACAGCTGCCGCTGGCGATCGGCCTTGGAATTCTGTACATCGTCGTACTTGTCTTCAGGCAGCTTGCCGAACCGAAGATTTTAAGCCGGTCAATCGGACTTCACCCTTTGGGAACATTAATCGCGCTGTTTGCCGGTTTCAAATTGTTTGGCTTTCTCGGATTGATCATGGGCCCCGCCCTTCTCGTTCTTATTCAGGCTCTCTTTACAACAGGTATTTTTAGAGACATATGGCTGTTTATTAAAGGAAATGAAAAATAA
- a CDS encoding FxsA family protein, translating to MKFFLLFLVIFPASEIGLFLLSANWIGVLPTVLLIILTGFLGAALAKKQGIEVYYKVQRDLQYGKMPGAAILDGLCIFIGGMLLLLPGFLSDIIGLLLLLPATRGRFKPFISRKLKRMSEGRRINIIK from the coding sequence ATGAAGTTTTTCTTATTATTTCTCGTCATTTTTCCAGCGAGTGAAATCGGTCTGTTCCTCTTGTCCGCTAATTGGATCGGTGTGCTGCCGACCGTTTTGCTGATCATTTTGACGGGCTTTCTCGGGGCCGCTCTCGCCAAAAAACAAGGAATCGAAGTCTACTACAAAGTCCAGCGCGATCTTCAGTACGGAAAGATGCCTGGGGCCGCGATTTTGGACGGGCTTTGTATTTTCATAGGGGGCATGCTGCTTTTGCTGCCCGGTTTTTTATCGGATATCATCGGTTTACTGCTGCTGCTGCCGGCAACGCGCGGCCGTTTCAAACCATTTATCTCCCGCAAGCTGAAGAGAATGTCTGAAGGCAGGCGGATCAACATTATCAAATAA